Genomic window (Polycladomyces subterraneus):
GATTCACTCGGCAAGTATAACAAAAACAGATCGCAAACTGAAGAGAGAAAATACAGGATGGGAGGAATTTTTTTCGTCGGAATCGAAATCCCGTGGGTGAGTAGATGTGTGAAGATTGCGAGAAAGTGGCTGTTGGATATAGCAGGCAGGATTTTGCTGATAATCGGCGAAGCGCTGGTCCGCGGCGTTGATTGGAGCGATGATGGCCGAAACGTATGGGTGTGGAAGTAGTTGCGTTTGTTGAGATTTTTTGACAGAATAAATGATGAAAAATGACTTTTGTGATTTGACTTGAAATTTCTGAGGCTTTTCAGTAGCATCAATAATAAAACCATCTGTAGGGGGGGATGGAGAGCCCGAGGGATGGGGCGTTTCTTGTGTCCGAGATGAATAAACATGTAAAGGGGTGAATACTTTGGCGACATTGACATGGAAAGTGGGCGGCGCCCAGGGGGAAGGGATTGACAGCACCGGGGACATTTTTGCCACCACACTCAACCGTTTGGGTTATTATCTGTTTGCGTATCGCCATTTTATGTCGCTCATTAAAGGGGGTCACACCAACTACAAAGTGAGGGTGGCAGATCATCCCGTGGGATACCATGGCGACGATTTGGATATTTTGATCGCATTCGATCAACGGACCATCGACGAAAACGCCCATGAACTGACGGAAGATAGCGTATTGATCTATGATTCCGGCAAATTGAAGTCCCCTGTCATACCGGATGGGGTAAAACTGTGCCCCGTTCCCGTGACGAATATGGCCAAAGATCTGGGAAGTCCGATTATGAAAAACATGGTGGCTGGCGGGGTCTCTGCGGCGATCGTCGGATTGTCGGCAGATGCATTTGACTCTCTGATCGAAGAGCGGTTCGGCAAGAAAGGGGAATCCATGGTACAGAGCAACAAGGCGGCTGTCCGAGCCGGATTTGAATTTGCCATGGAACGGTACGGCGTGCTGAAACAGTTGCCCAACCCGCAACCGGCCGAAGACGGCGGCGGTCATTTGTTTCTCTCCGGGAACGAAGCTGTGGGATTGGGTGCGTTGGCCGCAGGGTGCCGGTTTTTGGCGGCATATCCCATCACGCCGGCCACGGAAATCATGTACACCGCACTGGCGCATTTCCCCAAATACGGAGGAAAAGTATTGCAGGCCGAAGATGAGATTGCTGCTTGTATTATGGCAATCGGAGCCAACTATGCCGGTGTGCGCGCGATGACTTCCACTTCGGGTCCGGGACTGTCGTTGATGCAGGAAGCAATCGGCCTCGCAGGGATTTCGGAGACGCCTTTGGTGATCGTCGATGTCATGCGGGGTGGTCCGGGAACCGGGTTGCCGACCAAAACAGAGCAGTCTGACCTGAATGAACTGGTCTACGGTTCGCATGGGGAAATCCCGCGCATTGTACTGACGCCCTCGACGGTGGAGGAGTGTTTCTACTACACGGCTAAAGCATTCAATCTGGCGGAGAAATACCAATGCCCGGTGATTGTGGCCACCGACTTGTATCTGGGAATGTCCAAACAATCGGTGCCGGTTGGCGCGATCGATTTTGAAAAAGTGACCATCGACCGGGGCGAATTGATTTCGGAAGAAGAGTTGCTGGCCTTGGGACCCGGCGAATACCGCCGTTACGCCGTCA
Coding sequences:
- a CDS encoding 2-oxoacid:acceptor oxidoreductase subunit alpha, which translates into the protein MATLTWKVGGAQGEGIDSTGDIFATTLNRLGYYLFAYRHFMSLIKGGHTNYKVRVADHPVGYHGDDLDILIAFDQRTIDENAHELTEDSVLIYDSGKLKSPVIPDGVKLCPVPVTNMAKDLGSPIMKNMVAGGVSAAIVGLSADAFDSLIEERFGKKGESMVQSNKAAVRAGFEFAMERYGVLKQLPNPQPAEDGGGHLFLSGNEAVGLGALAAGCRFLAAYPITPATEIMYTALAHFPKYGGKVLQAEDEIAACIMAIGANYAGVRAMTSTSGPGLSLMQEAIGLAGISETPLVIVDVMRGGPGTGLPTKTEQSDLNELVYGSHGEIPRIVLTPSTVEECFYYTAKAFNLAEKYQCPVIVATDLYLGMSKQSVPVGAIDFEKVTIDRGELISEEELLALGPGEYRRYAVTESGISKRSIPGQKYGRFVAMSNEHDEGANEEIEDPETRVQQMAKRMRKLDAFDPSALGVEYDGSETTELTLVGFGSTRAQIGEAVKQLRENGVKVGHLQIKVVKPFPDAMVKRYLSGAERILVVENNATGQLAELIRARVGFHNKIQSCLKFSGDPFTVEEILAHCKLEQEVGM